The Pagrus major chromosome 10, Pma_NU_1.0 genome contains a region encoding:
- the LOC141004167 gene encoding P2Y purinoceptor 3 gives MSSRGGVPPNTSVSVLQDSLGSSLPSPSTTPPSPSCSIDESYKYIFLPICYSFTFIFSISLNSIILYRSFRQTKRWNASLIYMVNLASTDFMYGLSLPFLVASYIMRDRWVFGDFMCRLVRFLFYFNLYCSIFFLTCISVHRYLGICHPMKVITLETKKAVKCTCVVVWIVVFALTCPIFRFAQTGHVTRLAGLGGNASNTDNRSHEVSLINCNASYGNLEGVIEKYQNCWDDAIDKEFPDYVPYGIILHLLGFFVPFSIIAWCYSHVVLTIFRTLHSQPSSRRVQRDKGHEGIEKRERSSSAIAGRKRRGSNGMLRTLGRQEGTIFLGAHSPYANRRRKSIKTIITITLLFALCFFPFHVTRTIFLLLKVTKGVPCHTMTMVSMCYKITRPLASFNAWLNALLYFLTKDKGGANCCQAVNTTTQQHGGLLLPLRMMGKEEDTAEGGIEDEIDNKDNKVFQNCPSYMNRAKVRYIVE, from the coding sequence ATGTCATCAAGAGGTGGTGTTCCTCCCAACACCAGTGTCTCTGTACTCCAAGACTCCCTAGGCTCCTCGTTACCTTCTCCTTCCACTAcccctccatctccttcttGCAGCATAGATGAGTCCTACAAGTACATCTTTCTTCCCATCTGTTACTCTTTTACGTTCATCTTCAGCATTTCCCTTAACTCAATCATCCTTTACCGCTCATTCCGCCAGACCAAGCGCTGGAATGCTTCACTGATCTACATGGTCAACCTGGCCTCGACAGACTTCATGTATGGCCTGTCACTGCCATTCCTTGTGGCTAGTTATATCATGCGTGACCGCTGGGTCTTTGGTGACTTCATGTGCCGTCTGGTCCGTTTCCTCTTCTACTTTAACCTCTACTGTTCCATCTTCTTCCTTACTTGCATCTCTGTCCACAGATACCTCGGTATCTGCCATCCGATGAAAGTCATCACACTGGAGACCAAGAAGGCTGTCAAGTGCACTTGTGTAGTTGTTTGGATTGTGGTGTTTGCTTTGACCTGCCCTATCTTCCGGTTTGCACAGACTGGTCACGTGACAAGATTGGCAGGGCTTGGCGGCAATGCAAGCAATACTGACAACCGAAGCCATGAGGTATCATTGATAAATTGTAATGCCAGCTATGGTAACTTGGAAGGGGTCATTGAGAAGTACCAGAACTGTTGGGACGATGCCATAGATAAGGAGTTTCCTGATTACGTACCCTATGGTATCATACTCCATTTGCTGGGCTTTTTTGTGCCTTTTTCCATCATAGCTTGGTGTTACTCTCATGTTGTGCTGACTATATTTAGGACTCTACATTCTCAGCCTTCATCACGGAGAGTTCAGAGAGACAAAGGACATGAAGGAatagagaaaagagagagaagtagCTCTGCAATagctggaagaaaaagaagaggtaGCAATGGAATGTTGAGGACACTAGGAAGACAAGAAGGGACTATTTTCCTTGGCGCCCACTCCCCTTATGCCAATCGCAGACGTAAATCTATCAagaccatcatcaccatcaccctTTTATTTGCTCTGTGTTTCTTCCCTTTTCATGTTACTAGAACCATCTTCCTTCTGTTGAAAGTCACCAAAGGAGTTCCCTGTCACACTATGACCATGGTGTCCATGTGCTATAAGATCACGAGACCTTTAGCATCATTCAATGCATGGCTCAATGCCCTCCTGTACTTCCTGACGAAAGACAAGGGGGGAGCTAACTGCTGCCAAGCTGTAAACACCACCACCCAACAACATGGTGGACTTCTATTGCCACTGAGGATGATGGGAAAAGAGGAGGATACAGCGGAGGGAGGGATCGAAGACGAAATTGACAATAAGGACAATAAAGTGTTTCAAAACTGTCCGTCATATATGAACAGAGCAAAAGTCAGATATATAGTtgaatga